One part of the Schistocerca piceifrons isolate TAMUIC-IGC-003096 chromosome 2, iqSchPice1.1, whole genome shotgun sequence genome encodes these proteins:
- the LOC124777805 gene encoding uncharacterized protein LOC124777805 yields MPLRGIVNMAAAKSNSEERSCAIFGCWNVGGAFMERRKDIVTEKMWRTGLHYLGVTETKMKDENGSHWKEIGRDCDLLFKGVTYGRARAGVGLILRGEYKNNVKDWKGVNERLLVSHIVERGHSIALFVFYGPDNCRLKVDKMVFFNELQNTIDQTKEDNIIIVGDFNARVGREAEKWDNVIGKEGENVMTDSGELLLQLCVGNDLVILNTFFEHEGGQKYTRYCELKNAGGEGTKIQQSMIDYCIVKRSMLPLVRDTRAHDDAIIKDHRLVTMEMEMEQKPTKDGVNRCRQHNEIDTQIRYHLLRQQAIQTSYQNHVSDILSRNPQQSAASLEDRWSSLRNVLLEAAENVCGSSRPCCNRRGTAWWTDDVAGAVQRKKVAWRNYRIERDHVHMSDYKNERTTAKKAVEKAKRFSWTDFGNKLGSPRTEDQKLFFHVLKKVNRDAHCTKQNLKSTDGSLLTDMNEIVGKWRGYFEERFALSEDPGLQKPENEVGEIISRNEMKNSLQKIKNGRSAGHDRITPEMVKHMGEKGHVELLRVFNMAWKDKKVPDDWKETIVFPFYRDGDRSLCESYGAISFLNTAAKVYARILEERIRKGTEEKLNEAQCGYRRNRSKNDHAFVIRQLIELSNVRRTALHLCHINLERALGKVALSVVLETLGRKHVPASTTLAVLSLFEGRINYVRTGNVLSRAFGTGFSLRPQDSLSSYISILVLDDVFNSYQARTKESICKYMPVSVSAYCDQVVLLAATRTELQHKLDVWCEETNGKRLHLLAEDARVMSVLAGEDVGTVEIDGRAILEVPCLSYSGLCIGPRLTAEEFNRCIGDAGRLFNAAKHGIVGNHRVVGKRTKEALFDSEYVERMVRGSATRWISAKSDIPRMKSMEDRYLRHSTNSGCRRYNMRTRADTRSLAGMRQQQLAYSDHVRNMEEGRAPRSVLETLESAKKTPVYSWRRDVKKARDKTTLTLRDPL; encoded by the coding sequence ATGCCTCTGCGGGGAATAGTCAACATGGCGGCAGCGAAGTCAAATTCTGAAGAACGGAGCTGTGCTATATTCGGTTGCTGGAATGTTGGTGGCGCCTTTATGGAAAGGAGAAAGGACATTGTTACCGAAAAAATGTGGAGAACTGGCTTGCATTACCTGGGTGTCACAGAGACCAAGATGAAAGATGAAAATGGTTCACATTGGAAAGAAATAGGTCGCGACTGCGACCTGCTATTTAAGGGAGTCACATACGGGCGTGCCAGGGCTGGGGTCGGACTGATACTACGTGGGGAGTACAAGAACAATGTGAAAGACTGGAAAGGGGTAAATGAAAGGCTGTTGGTCTCCCATATTGTAGAAAGAGGTCACTCTATTGCGCTGTTCGTCTTCTACGGTCCAGATAATTGCCGCCTGAAGGTAGATAAGATGGTGTTCTTCAacgagctgcaaaatactatcgatCAAACAAAGGAAGATAACATCATAATTGTGGGAGACTTCAATGCAAGAGTAGGAAGAGAAGCGGAAAAGTGGGACAATGTGATTGGAAAAGAAGGAGAGAACGTAATGACAGACTCCGGAGAGCTTCTACTTCAGTTGTGTGTAGGCAACGACTTAGTGATACTTAACACTTTTTTCGAACACGAAGGCGGGCAAAAATACACCAGATATTGTGAACTAAAAAACGCAGGAGGGGAAGGCACGAAAATACAACAGTCGATGATCGACTACTGTATTGTCAAAAGAAGCATGTTGCCTCTCGTCAGAGACACAAGAGCGCATGATGATGCGATAATAAAGGATCACCGTCTGGTAACAATGGAAATGGAGATGGAGCAGAAGCCCACTAAAGATGGCGTAAATAGATGCAGACAACATAATGAGATCGACACTCAGATAAGGTATCACTTGTTAAGGCAACAAGCCATTCAAACGAGTTATCAAAACCATGTGTCAGATATCTTGAGCAGGAATCCTCAACAAAGTGCGGCGAGTCTAGAAGATAGGTGGTCGAGTCTCAGAAACGTATTACTCGAAGCAGCCGAGAACGTGTGTGGTAGTAGTAGGCCGTGCTGTAACCGACGGGGGACGGCATGGTGGACAGACGATGTGGCAGGTGCTGTGCAGAGGAAGAAGGTAGCGTGGCGTAACTATCGTATCGAACGTGACCATGTTCACATGTCGGACTATAAAAATGAGAGAACAACGGCCAAAAAGGCTGTAGAAAAAGCGAAAAGATTTTCTTGGACGGATTTTGGAAACAAGCTAGGAAGTCCGCGCACTGAAGACCAGAAACTCTTTTTCCACGTGTTGAAGAAGGTGAATCGGGATGCGCATTGTACTAAACAAAATCTGAAGTCTACAGATGGGTCTCTCCTTACAGATATGAATGAAATTGTGGGAAAATGGCGCGGGTACTTCGAAGAGCGTTTTGCTTTGTCCGAAGATCCAGGTTTGCAAAAGCCAGAAAATGAGGTGGGAGAAATTATCAGCAGAAATGAAATGAAGAATTCATTACAGAAGATAAAAAATGGCAGATCCGCTGGTCATGACAGAATAACTCCAGAAATGGTTAAGCATATGGGAGAAAAAGGACATGTGGAACTTCTCAGGGTTTTTAATATGGCGTGGAAGGATAAGAAGGTCCCAGACGACTGGAAAGAAACTATAGTTTTTCCTTTCTACAGAGATGGAGATAGATCGCTCTGTGAGAGCTACGGAGCAATATCGTTCCTAAATACGGCTGCCAAGGTATACGCCAGGATATTAGAGGAACGCATCCGGAAGGGAACGGAAGAAAAGTTAAATGAAGCCCAGTGTGGCTACAGACGAAATAGATCCAAGAATGATCACGCATTCGTCATTCGACAACTTATTGAGTTGTCAAACGTGCGAAGAACTGCACTTCATCTTTGCCACATCAACCTAGAGAGAGCGTTAGGAAAAGTTGCACTAAGTGTCGTATTGGAAACCCTAGGTCGAAAACATGTGCCTGCCAGCACCACACTCGCTGTTCTGAGTTTGTTCGAAGGAAGAATAAACTACGTGCGGACAGGAAACGTGCTGTCCAGAGCTTTTGGAACAGGTTTCTCGCTAAGGCCTCAGGACAGTTTGTCCTCTTACATAAGTATCCTAGTACTGGATGATGTCTTCAACAGTTATCAGGCTCGAACAAAAGAGAGCATTTGCAAATATATGCCGGTATCAGTTTCAGCATATTGCGATCAAGTTGTCCTTCTTGCTGCGACGAGAACAGAACTGCAGCACAAGTTGGACGTCTGGTGTGAAGAGACGAACGGAAAACGTCTGCATCTGCTGGCAGAGGATGCGCGGGTAATGTCCGTGTTGGCGGGTGAAGACGTTGGGACAGTGGAAATCGACGGCCGTGCCATATTGGAAGTGCCTTGTCTCTCGTATTCCGGACTCTGTATAGGTCCTCGCCTCACAGCCGAGGAATTCAACAGGTGCATCGGCGATGCGGGCCGGCTCTTCAACGCTGCGAAGCACGGAATCGTCGGTAACCACAGGGTTGTAGGGAAACGGACCAAGGAGGCTCTGTTCGATTCTGAATATGTGGAGAGAATGGTGCGCGGGAGTGCCACGCGTTGGATATCGGCCAAGTCAGACATTCCCCGCATGAAGTCCATGGAAGATCGCTACCTCCGACATTCCACGAATTCTGGCTGCAGGAGGTACAACATGAGAACGCGGGCCGACACAAGGTCCTTGGCAGGCATGCGACAACAGCAGCTCGCGTATTCGGACCACGTGAGGAACATGGAGGAAGGTCGCGCTCCACGCTCCGTCTTGGAAACACTGGAGTCCGCGAAAAAGACCCCAGTTTATAGTTGGAGGCGAGATGTAAAGAAAGCCAGGGACAAGACCACGCTGACGCTGAGAGACCCTCTATAG